Proteins encoded within one genomic window of Akkermansiaceae bacterium:
- a CDS encoding WGR domain-containing protein yields the protein MNRRTTLYYKEGSSDKVYEVFIEPKDDGCIVRYAYGRRGAPLQSGIKTPKPVSAEEAGKIFDSLVKQKLSKGYRVGESCAPPPVSSHWEGEHSGIHCQLLNPIEDSEADRYLKDDRWCAQEKFDGRRMLIRKTGDTVVGINRRGFFTPVPARIAAAALEIPFDFLIDGEAIGDRLHAFDLMEFRGRDLKGVPYIDRLTCMVRWIDTSGGILVVPTAFSREEKIALHHRLRKRDAEGIVFKDIRAGYGEGRPNSGGSQLKLKFHATASFIVGAVHPKKRSVGLGLIDGSGSVVAAGNVTIPPNHAIPQTGAIVEIRYLYAFPESGSVYQPVYLGRRDDIELGECVTAQLKHKPSAADEAA from the coding sequence ATGAACAGACGAACCACATTGTACTACAAGGAAGGCTCATCCGATAAGGTGTATGAAGTCTTCATCGAACCGAAGGACGACGGATGCATCGTCCGCTATGCCTATGGCCGACGGGGCGCCCCCCTTCAATCGGGGATCAAAACTCCGAAACCTGTTTCCGCGGAGGAGGCCGGAAAGATCTTCGACAGCCTGGTGAAGCAGAAGCTCTCCAAGGGCTACCGGGTCGGCGAGTCGTGCGCTCCTCCCCCAGTGTCCAGTCACTGGGAAGGAGAACACAGTGGCATCCACTGCCAACTCCTCAATCCCATTGAAGATTCCGAAGCCGACCGATACCTGAAGGACGACCGTTGGTGCGCCCAAGAGAAATTCGATGGCCGTCGAATGCTGATCCGGAAAACCGGAGACACCGTGGTTGGGATCAACCGGCGGGGGTTCTTCACCCCGGTCCCAGCGAGGATCGCGGCAGCAGCGCTGGAAATCCCGTTCGACTTTCTGATCGACGGCGAAGCCATCGGCGACAGGTTGCATGCCTTCGATCTGATGGAGTTCCGCGGGCGGGATCTGAAAGGTGTGCCCTACATCGACAGGCTGACCTGCATGGTCCGCTGGATTGACACCAGCGGCGGGATACTTGTCGTACCCACTGCATTCAGCCGCGAGGAGAAGATCGCGCTTCATCATCGTCTGCGGAAGAGGGACGCGGAAGGAATCGTCTTCAAGGACATCCGCGCGGGCTACGGTGAAGGGCGACCTAACAGTGGTGGCAGCCAGCTCAAATTGAAGTTCCACGCGACCGCATCGTTCATTGTCGGTGCGGTCCATCCGAAGAAGCGGAGCGTGGGTCTCGGGCTGATCGACGGGAGCGGAAGCGTGGTCGCGGCGGGCAACGTGACCATTCCGCCGAATCACGCGATCCCCCAAACCGGAGCGATCGTGGAGATCCGTTACCTGTATGCGTTCCCGGAGAGCGGATCAGTCTATCAGCCAGTCTATCTGGGCCGGAGGGACGACATCGAATTGGGCGAATGCGTCACGGCGCAGCTCAAACACAAGCCCTCCGCTGCGGACGAAGCGGCGTGA
- a CDS encoding AAA family ATPase: protein MQQQLIPYLRAGYAGLAVITAEEARAEAEIAATCAKLGRNLSAWSSSEGLVDTTERRAQPCADPLEALQLIGPKFAAESPRHVIVMRDLQLHLEQTDPMLVRRLKDLLRLAKANGHALILLGCRLRLPAELDHEITRIDFALPGPPELGSVLNGIVESAKLTSPEEDEREDILHAALGLTTIEAENVFALSVVESGKLDPGVISREKARTLKRNGLVEVIETKPSLDAVGGLDNLKYWLETRKLAFSAEAKEFGLPAPKGLLIVGIPGTGKSLTAKATATAFGIPLIRLDMGKVFGGIIGQSEANLRSVIQTAEAIAPCVLWIDEIEKGFSGTKSSGSTDGGTTARVFGSFLSWMQEKEKPVFVVATANDVTKLPPEFVRKGRFDEMFFVDIPTAIERSMIWRIVVEKYWRKPTDFDSVELARVTEQFTGAEIEAIFVEAMFTAFSENRTPKLRDVSRAALDTRPIIHQMDTEIARLRDWARGRAREAGGDDPAPRKRSRRRFEEN, encoded by the coding sequence ATGCAACAACAACTCATTCCCTATCTGCGGGCCGGTTACGCCGGACTCGCTGTCATCACCGCCGAGGAGGCACGGGCGGAGGCGGAGATCGCCGCCACCTGCGCCAAGCTCGGACGGAACCTCTCCGCCTGGTCCTCGTCCGAGGGTCTGGTGGATACGACCGAACGCCGGGCCCAACCCTGCGCCGATCCACTGGAGGCCCTCCAGCTGATCGGACCGAAGTTCGCTGCCGAGTCTCCGCGTCATGTCATCGTGATGCGGGACCTCCAGCTCCATTTGGAACAGACCGATCCGATGCTGGTCCGCCGGCTGAAGGATCTGCTTCGTCTCGCCAAGGCCAACGGCCACGCCCTCATCCTGCTGGGCTGCCGCCTGCGGCTTCCTGCCGAACTGGACCACGAGATCACCCGCATCGACTTCGCCCTGCCCGGACCGCCCGAACTCGGTTCCGTCCTCAACGGCATCGTCGAGTCCGCGAAGCTCACCAGCCCTGAGGAAGACGAGCGCGAGGACATCCTTCACGCGGCACTCGGCCTGACCACGATTGAAGCGGAAAATGTCTTCGCCCTTTCCGTGGTCGAAAGCGGCAAGCTGGATCCCGGGGTCATTTCCCGGGAAAAAGCGCGCACGCTCAAGCGCAACGGACTCGTGGAGGTCATCGAAACCAAGCCCTCGCTTGATGCCGTCGGCGGACTGGACAATCTGAAGTACTGGCTCGAAACGCGGAAACTCGCGTTCAGCGCCGAGGCGAAGGAGTTCGGTCTGCCCGCTCCCAAGGGGCTGCTCATCGTCGGAATCCCCGGCACAGGCAAGAGCCTGACGGCGAAGGCAACAGCCACGGCATTCGGCATCCCGCTGATCCGCCTCGACATGGGCAAGGTCTTCGGCGGGATCATCGGCCAGAGCGAGGCGAACCTTCGTTCCGTCATCCAGACCGCAGAGGCCATCGCTCCGTGTGTTCTCTGGATCGACGAGATCGAGAAGGGATTCTCCGGCACCAAGAGCAGCGGCAGCACCGACGGCGGAACGACCGCCCGGGTGTTCGGCAGCTTCCTGTCCTGGATGCAGGAGAAGGAAAAACCGGTGTTCGTCGTCGCGACGGCGAATGATGTGACAAAACTCCCTCCGGAGTTCGTCCGCAAGGGCCGCTTCGACGAGATGTTCTTCGTGGACATCCCGACGGCGATCGAGCGCTCCATGATCTGGAGGATCGTCGTGGAGAAGTACTGGCGCAAGCCGACCGACTTCGACTCGGTTGAACTCGCCCGGGTGACCGAGCAGTTCACCGGTGCCGAGATCGAGGCGATTTTCGTCGAGGCGATGTTCACGGCCTTCTCCGAGAACCGCACGCCCAAGCTGCGCGACGTTTCACGCGCCGCGCTCGATACCCGTCCGATCATCCACCAGATGGACACCGAGATTGCCCGTCTCCGTGACTGGGCGAGAGGGCGGGCACGGGAAGCCGGAGGCGACGATCCAGCACCGAGGAAGCGTTCCCGCCGTCGCTTCGAGGAGAACTGA
- a CDS encoding DUF2997 domain-containing protein produces MSRRILVTVSPTGGITVEAEGFQGKGCTDATKAIEEALGSRTARTLKPEFVRQLATQPLRQQLGNGGGEP; encoded by the coding sequence GTGAGCCGCCGCATCCTGGTCACGGTCTCGCCCACCGGCGGGATCACGGTCGAAGCGGAGGGCTTTCAGGGCAAGGGCTGCACCGACGCCACCAAGGCGATCGAGGAGGCCCTTGGTTCCCGGACCGCCCGTACCCTGAAACCCGAGTTCGTCCGGCAGTTGGCCACCCAGCCGCTCCGCCAGCAACTCGGCAACGGAGGTGGGGAACCATGA
- a CDS encoding DUF1257 domain-containing protein, which yields MSHFTTIKTEVRDLEALNDACVEMDLKLVPDTTCRGYAGAVRRADHVIQLKGPYDIAVDPAEGGRYGFSADWWAGHVEKEVGAGYGRLLQSYGVHKTLREARMRGLRTLRQVTEDGTILLTLEGGSL from the coding sequence ATGTCCCACTTCACCACCATCAAAACCGAAGTCCGCGATCTGGAGGCCCTCAACGACGCTTGCGTCGAGATGGACCTCAAGCTCGTTCCCGATACCACCTGCCGCGGCTATGCCGGTGCCGTCCGCAGGGCCGACCATGTCATCCAGCTCAAAGGGCCGTATGACATCGCCGTCGATCCTGCGGAGGGCGGCCGCTATGGCTTCTCCGCCGACTGGTGGGCAGGCCATGTGGAAAAGGAAGTCGGAGCGGGCTACGGCCGGCTCCTCCAATCCTACGGCGTCCACAAGACGCTGCGGGAGGCCCGCATGCGCGGCCTGCGCACCTTACGGCAAGTGACGGAGGATGGCACTATCCTGCTCACGTTGGAAGGAGGTTCCCTGTGA
- a CDS encoding PD-(D/E)XK nuclease family protein, with protein sequence MIAHASDRFETGLAHHAGTLPEHISPTAAKSYLACSLRFYFERVACLKKPTPKNLHLGKAVHAALQAFHLARWRGGDDSPEATAAAFEKAFTDLERDEGPVNYDDAIEREKTRTDGLRVVAAYLDSPEVLTGKPRAVEVMLKEEIPGLSVPLTGAMDLVEGNLVPVDFKSTAAKPDMGSAAFDHEIQLVSYQLLMEAAIGETPPSLDLVFLVKTKTPQVIRVKSPPADIQRKRRVTALLEIAVVGIVEDRFHPQPGMHCMWCQFRRECAAWLPAGMQERRAA encoded by the coding sequence ATGATCGCCCATGCCTCCGACCGTTTCGAAACCGGACTCGCTCATCATGCGGGAACATTGCCGGAACACATCAGCCCGACCGCCGCGAAGTCGTATCTGGCCTGTTCCCTCCGCTTCTATTTCGAGCGGGTCGCTTGTCTCAAGAAACCCACACCGAAGAACCTGCATTTGGGTAAAGCCGTCCACGCTGCGCTCCAGGCGTTCCATCTGGCGCGCTGGCGGGGAGGGGATGATAGTCCCGAAGCCACCGCCGCAGCCTTTGAGAAGGCTTTCACCGATCTGGAGCGCGACGAAGGTCCGGTGAACTACGACGATGCCATCGAGCGGGAGAAAACCCGCACGGACGGTCTGCGGGTGGTCGCCGCCTACCTCGACAGCCCGGAGGTCCTGACTGGGAAACCTCGGGCGGTAGAGGTGATGCTCAAGGAGGAGATTCCCGGTCTTTCCGTCCCGTTGACCGGCGCGATGGATCTGGTGGAAGGAAACCTTGTCCCAGTGGATTTCAAATCGACGGCAGCGAAACCCGACATGGGTTCGGCGGCTTTCGATCATGAAATCCAGCTCGTCAGCTACCAACTGCTGATGGAGGCCGCGATCGGTGAAACCCCACCGTCACTGGATCTGGTGTTCCTCGTGAAGACTAAGACACCGCAGGTGATCCGGGTGAAGTCGCCGCCCGCCGACATACAGCGGAAGCGGCGTGTCACCGCACTACTCGAAATCGCCGTAGTCGGCATCGTAGAGGATCGCTTCCATCCCCAGCCGGGAATGCACTGCATGTGGTGCCAGTTCCGCCGTGAATGCGCGGCGTGGCTGCCCGCAGGCATGCAGGAGAGGAGGGCGGCATGA
- a CDS encoding trypsin-like peptidase domain-containing protein, translating into MRGCAWAGAGLCVGLAILIFAFAFLLRSCNSVSSPPETENTSHQTRSSGKQAVASGAKDSGTSAAKAVEEKKPGHAFGELAKTSIPMSVYWKEEDVVVDDEFASTGSTCVMGIVENGYLLVATNRHCLALDQLALADGANDSPEILDYSVHLHFPRNKTVRATHFGWMEGGVDLAYLAVPTTGLEPGRDYVVLIPEPEGDYFAIGNEVVAVGAPLGLEGTHTFGRISALRNMPDEDGGLIQLIQTDAAINPGNSGGPLFWKRNDRYVWMGINSSRVEEGGGQNLGFAIARKELKKRKMTYYEANVAGARKLIFGQ; encoded by the coding sequence ATGCGAGGTTGCGCTTGGGCCGGGGCCGGCCTTTGTGTCGGGTTGGCCATCCTCATCTTCGCGTTCGCTTTCTTGCTCAGGAGTTGCAACAGCGTGTCGTCGCCTCCGGAGACCGAGAATACCAGCCATCAAACCCGGTCGTCCGGCAAGCAGGCGGTTGCCTCCGGGGCGAAGGATTCCGGGACGTCCGCCGCAAAAGCGGTCGAGGAAAAAAAACCCGGGCATGCGTTCGGCGAACTTGCGAAGACCTCAATCCCGATGTCCGTCTATTGGAAGGAGGAGGATGTGGTTGTGGATGATGAATTCGCTTCGACCGGGAGCACCTGCGTGATGGGGATCGTGGAGAATGGTTACCTGCTTGTGGCGACGAACCGTCATTGCCTTGCCTTGGATCAGCTTGCGCTGGCGGATGGAGCGAACGACTCCCCGGAGATTCTCGACTACTCGGTTCACCTGCATTTTCCGAGGAACAAGACCGTCAGGGCGACCCATTTCGGCTGGATGGAAGGCGGGGTTGACTTGGCGTATCTGGCTGTCCCAACCACCGGTCTGGAGCCGGGGAGGGACTATGTTGTTCTCATCCCGGAACCGGAGGGTGACTACTTCGCTATCGGTAACGAGGTGGTGGCGGTGGGCGCTCCGCTCGGTCTGGAGGGTACGCACACCTTCGGCCGGATCAGCGCCTTGAGAAATATGCCGGATGAAGATGGTGGACTGATCCAGTTGATCCAGACCGACGCCGCCATCAATCCGGGGAACAGCGGTGGGCCGTTGTTCTGGAAGCGGAACGATCGTTACGTCTGGATGGGCATCAATTCGTCCCGCGTGGAGGAAGGCGGAGGCCAGAACCTGGGATTCGCGATTGCGCGGAAGGAGCTGAAGAAGCGCAAGATGACTTACTACGAAGCGAATGTCGCGGGTGCCCGCAAACTGATCTTCGGGCAGTGA
- a CDS encoding helix-turn-helix transcriptional regulator: MEAPRNIVGPQVIAIRNQLGWSQSKLASVCQLQGWDVSRGVIARIEGQVKWVCDTELLSLAKALKTSVPELFPKKDWRAFKPRN, encoded by the coding sequence ATGGAAGCCCCGCGAAACATTGTTGGCCCACAGGTCATCGCCATCCGCAACCAACTCGGATGGTCCCAGAGCAAACTGGCAAGCGTCTGCCAGCTTCAGGGATGGGATGTCAGTCGCGGCGTCATCGCCCGGATCGAAGGCCAGGTGAAATGGGTATGCGACACCGAGTTGCTGTCGCTCGCCAAGGCGCTGAAGACCTCGGTTCCGGAGCTGTTCCCCAAGAAGGACTGGCGCGCGTTCAAGCCCAGGAATTGA
- a CDS encoding recombinase family protein, with the protein MSTEHQQYSTSNQMEAIESYARDRGVQIVMIFSDEGKSGLSLKGRSQLVTMIEVVESGTASFDWILVYDVSRWGRFQNADESAYYEYICWKSGIEVHYCAEQFVNDGSPMSTILKGMKRTMAGEYSRELSAKVFRGACNLIRLGYKQGGTAGYGLRRMLVDHKGKPKGVLGMGEQKSIQTDRVILVPGPDDEVEEVRWMFHAFVEDGMSESQIAGILNARGILTDFGRHWTRGTVHQILTNEKYIGNNVYHRTSFKLKKRHISNPPDEWVRAEGAWVPVIDSTLFEKARTMIMERSHRFSDEEMLEKLKGLLDLHGRLSGILIDEHEDSPSSSAFRHRFGSLVSAYSLIGYTPATDFSFIEENKRIRQMHPEVVNSVVDQLREIGATVEIDDETDLLQVNNEFLVSVVLSRHTTTRRGSSRWALRFDTGLRPDLTIAVRMEAGNSSIRDYYLFPSLDLTWERLRMGEANGIELDGYQFDDLGFFFRMAERIRIEDLP; encoded by the coding sequence ATGTCCACCGAGCATCAGCAGTACTCCACCAGCAACCAGATGGAGGCCATCGAGTCCTATGCGCGGGACCGTGGTGTGCAGATCGTGATGATCTTCTCGGACGAAGGCAAAAGCGGGCTCAGTCTCAAGGGACGCAGCCAACTGGTGACGATGATCGAGGTGGTCGAGTCGGGAACCGCATCCTTTGATTGGATTCTGGTCTATGATGTCAGCCGCTGGGGGAGATTCCAGAATGCCGACGAAAGCGCCTACTACGAATACATCTGCTGGAAGTCAGGCATTGAAGTCCACTACTGCGCGGAACAGTTCGTCAACGATGGTAGTCCCATGTCGACCATCCTCAAAGGGATGAAGAGGACCATGGCAGGAGAATACAGCAGGGAGCTTTCCGCCAAGGTTTTCCGCGGAGCCTGCAACCTGATCCGCCTGGGCTACAAACAAGGAGGAACCGCCGGCTACGGGCTACGGCGCATGTTGGTCGATCACAAAGGCAAGCCGAAAGGAGTCCTCGGAATGGGCGAACAAAAGTCGATCCAAACCGACCGGGTGATCCTCGTCCCCGGCCCCGACGACGAAGTGGAGGAGGTCCGCTGGATGTTCCATGCGTTTGTCGAGGACGGCATGTCGGAAAGTCAGATCGCCGGCATCCTGAACGCTCGCGGGATCCTCACCGACTTCGGCAGGCATTGGACCAGAGGCACCGTCCATCAGATCCTCACCAACGAAAAGTATATCGGCAACAACGTCTATCACCGCACCTCGTTCAAGCTGAAGAAACGCCACATCTCCAATCCTCCCGATGAATGGGTCCGCGCCGAAGGAGCGTGGGTTCCCGTCATCGACAGCACATTGTTCGAAAAGGCACGAACCATGATCATGGAACGGAGCCACCGCTTCTCCGACGAAGAAATGCTGGAGAAGCTCAAGGGCCTGCTGGATCTCCATGGCCGCCTGTCAGGTATCCTCATTGACGAGCACGAGGATTCGCCATCCAGTTCGGCGTTCCGGCACCGTTTCGGCAGTCTCGTCAGCGCCTATTCTCTGATCGGCTACACCCCGGCGACCGACTTCAGCTTCATCGAGGAAAACAAGCGCATCCGCCAGATGCACCCGGAAGTCGTGAATTCGGTGGTGGACCAGTTGCGTGAAATCGGGGCTACGGTCGAGATTGATGACGAAACCGATCTTCTCCAGGTGAACAACGAATTTCTTGTCTCGGTGGTGTTGAGCCGCCACACGACCACGCGGAGAGGTTCTTCCAGGTGGGCACTGCGGTTCGACACCGGTCTCCGGCCGGACCTGACCATCGCCGTCCGGATGGAAGCCGGAAACAGCTCCATACGTGACTACTATCTTTTTCCTTCCCTCGACCTCACATGGGAAAGGTTGCGGATGGGCGAAGCCAACGGCATCGAACTCGACGGTTACCAGTTTGATGATCTCGGCTTCTTTTTCCGCATGGCCGAGCGAATCCGAATCGAAGACCTGCCATGA
- a CDS encoding ParB N-terminal domain-containing protein: protein MKEKIQLIPINRIRIVNPRCRDKKKFAKVVENIRAVGLKKPIQVSPRSGSSKEEAGYNLICGQGRIEAFQALGYPEIPAIVLKVSREEGMLMSLIENMARRNASPVELVDEIIRLKKLGYSNVAIGKKLDIADTAVGHLLILQKAGEGRLIYEVSRGHIPLGIAVEIAKVEDPDEQKAFIEAYEKNHLNQAAIKTIKRVIAQRNSFGKELNGSAPRRRCTSAEGLIKTFTKESQRQKNLIKKTNVCESRLDFIVEAMRRLRTDEDFLNLLRAEKIDTMPKELSDLIFQPSSTCTR, encoded by the coding sequence ATGAAAGAGAAAATCCAGCTCATCCCCATCAACCGCATCCGGATCGTCAATCCCCGTTGCCGCGACAAGAAGAAGTTCGCCAAGGTCGTGGAGAACATCCGGGCGGTCGGACTCAAAAAACCCATCCAGGTTTCTCCGAGATCAGGTTCCAGCAAAGAGGAAGCAGGCTACAACCTGATCTGCGGACAAGGGCGCATCGAAGCGTTCCAGGCCCTCGGCTATCCGGAAATCCCCGCCATCGTGCTGAAGGTCAGCCGGGAGGAAGGGATGCTGATGAGTCTGATCGAAAACATGGCCAGGAGAAACGCTTCCCCGGTCGAACTCGTTGATGAGATCATCCGGCTCAAGAAGCTTGGCTATTCGAACGTGGCCATCGGGAAAAAGCTCGACATCGCGGACACTGCGGTAGGCCATTTGCTCATCCTTCAGAAAGCTGGCGAAGGACGTCTTATTTACGAAGTCTCCCGGGGTCATATCCCTCTGGGAATCGCCGTTGAGATCGCCAAAGTCGAAGATCCCGACGAGCAGAAGGCGTTCATCGAGGCCTACGAGAAGAATCACCTGAACCAGGCAGCGATCAAGACGATCAAGCGGGTCATCGCCCAGCGGAATTCTTTCGGCAAGGAACTCAATGGTTCCGCCCCTCGACGCCGATGTACCAGTGCGGAAGGTCTGATCAAAACCTTCACGAAGGAAAGCCAGCGCCAGAAAAACCTGATCAAGAAGACGAACGTCTGCGAGAGCCGCCTGGACTTTATAGTCGAAGCAATGCGCCGACTCCGGACAGACGAGGACTTTCTCAATCTCCTCCGCGCCGAGAAAATCGACACCATGCCCAAGGAGTTGTCCGACCTGATTTTCCAACCCTCATCCACTTGCACCCGATGA
- a CDS encoding ParB N-terminal domain-containing protein — MKLPHFAFELEQITVPIDHILPVRVLKEPEKKFKRYLDIISTIRESRLIEPLMVFPQKGIPNRYLLTDGHLRLAACRELGVKEVNCIVSLDDESYTYNAKVNRLAPIQERRMILKAVENGVSMEKIAAALNVDVKKIKDRLKVTAGLCDHAVEILKDKQMSPTALKLLSKVVPSRQIEIAELMLSAHNFSVVYVEALLLCTPKDKLSSKGKVQRKIKPEELARMEIEMDTLEKEYKNCEQVFSSKMLVLTVLRRYVLRLLKNEKVDRFLSARHSGIHEELTAIVANETVC, encoded by the coding sequence ATGAAGCTCCCACACTTTGCCTTCGAACTGGAACAGATCACAGTCCCGATCGACCACATCCTCCCGGTCAGAGTGCTCAAGGAGCCCGAGAAAAAATTCAAACGCTACCTGGACATCATCTCGACCATCCGTGAATCCCGCCTGATCGAACCCCTGATGGTCTTCCCCCAGAAGGGCATCCCGAACCGATACCTCCTCACCGACGGCCACCTCCGTCTGGCGGCATGCCGGGAGCTCGGAGTGAAAGAAGTAAACTGTATCGTCTCACTCGACGACGAGAGCTATACCTACAATGCGAAAGTGAACCGCCTCGCACCGATCCAGGAACGGCGGATGATCCTCAAGGCGGTCGAGAACGGGGTTTCTATGGAGAAGATCGCCGCTGCCCTGAACGTGGATGTGAAGAAGATCAAGGATCGTCTCAAAGTCACCGCCGGTCTCTGCGATCATGCGGTGGAGATCCTCAAGGACAAGCAGATGAGCCCCACCGCGCTCAAGCTGCTTTCCAAGGTGGTGCCCTCCCGGCAAATCGAGATCGCGGAACTGATGCTCAGCGCCCACAATTTCTCAGTGGTCTACGTGGAAGCCCTTCTGCTCTGCACGCCGAAAGACAAACTCTCATCGAAGGGCAAGGTCCAACGCAAGATCAAGCCAGAGGAATTGGCCCGGATGGAGATCGAAATGGATACGCTGGAGAAGGAATACAAAAACTGCGAGCAGGTCTTCTCCTCCAAGATGCTCGTCCTGACGGTTCTTCGCCGCTACGTGCTCCGGTTGCTGAAAAATGAGAAAGTGGATCGGTTCCTCAGTGCACGCCACTCGGGCATCCATGAAGAACTGACTGCCATCGTCGCCAACGAAACCGTCTGCTGA
- a CDS encoding ParB N-terminal domain-containing protein, which produces MQRVDRDRISASTEACHRHAIDPKRVASFIKRCKNGAHFPPVVLFQQADGSLLLVDGLHRLAAFDQIGVKIISAVVIDDLGQALVAGIRQNIPGNGTLRSGHDAMKSLFLLATALGRKITPPEAASLGLRFDDSHEVLSPATLSLLTPLPHFPSSAAAPAKPPGKPPTKPKKKAA; this is translated from the coding sequence TTGCAACGGGTTGATCGCGACAGGATCTCGGCGTCAACCGAAGCCTGCCACCGCCACGCCATCGATCCGAAGCGTGTCGCCAGCTTCATCAAGCGCTGCAAAAACGGCGCGCACTTCCCGCCCGTGGTTCTTTTCCAACAGGCGGACGGCAGCCTTCTGCTCGTCGACGGCCTCCACCGCCTCGCGGCTTTCGATCAGATCGGGGTGAAAATCATTTCCGCGGTCGTCATCGACGATCTCGGTCAGGCATTGGTCGCCGGCATCCGCCAGAACATCCCCGGCAACGGCACGCTCCGCTCAGGTCACGATGCTATGAAAAGTCTCTTCCTTCTCGCCACCGCGCTCGGTCGCAAAATCACGCCGCCGGAAGCCGCTTCCCTCGGGCTGCGCTTCGATGACAGCCACGAGGTCCTCTCCCCGGCGACCCTGAGTTTGCTCACTCCGCTGCCGCACTTCCCGTCCAGCGCGGCGGCACCTGCCAAACCACCCGGCAAGCCGCCGACCAAGCCGAAGAAAAAGGCCGCTTGA
- a CDS encoding Gfo/Idh/MocA family oxidoreductase, which yields MSSNPLFSTRRSFLKGLTVTTAGGIILPNMLLRAQDTPASKKLGIACIGVGGKGFSDMVNASFENEIIAICDVDAKNLAKAAAKFPKAKQYRDFRKMLDENEKSIDAVTVSTPDHTHFPAAMHAIALGKHVMVQKPLVNTLWEADQLHKAAKKKGIITQMGNQGHTFEENRLLKEWFQANVIGKVKEIHVWTNRPIWPQGPAVAPKDAEAPEHLDWDLWLGAVPSRPYQTGIAPFAWRGFFEYGSGALGDMGCHNLDPLVWGLGLGVPDKIEATSEGLTDIAWPKGAKVQYLWKDIPGHGEIRLFWYEGKNADDTPCQPAPPKELGDQKLSGSGFYMVGSEGVLYNQGDQAKKLTIFPEQRSKDFLASLPAKTVDRSPTPGDPQKEWSLAIKNGKEFAFMSHFDYAVPLTELCLLGDLAIRTGKPIEWDQKKFEAVGNPEANKLIKRAEYRKGWDYSVDKI from the coding sequence ATGTCCTCAAATCCACTCTTCTCAACCCGCCGCTCCTTCCTCAAAGGACTGACCGTCACCACCGCCGGTGGCATCATCCTGCCAAACATGCTGCTCCGCGCCCAGGACACGCCTGCTTCGAAGAAACTCGGCATCGCCTGTATCGGTGTGGGCGGCAAGGGCTTCTCGGACATGGTGAACGCTTCTTTCGAGAACGAGATCATCGCCATCTGCGACGTGGACGCGAAAAACCTGGCGAAAGCCGCCGCGAAGTTCCCAAAGGCGAAGCAGTACCGGGACTTCCGCAAGATGCTGGATGAAAATGAAAAATCCATCGACGCGGTGACCGTCTCCACCCCGGACCACACCCACTTCCCCGCCGCGATGCACGCCATCGCCCTCGGCAAGCACGTCATGGTGCAGAAGCCGCTGGTGAACACCCTCTGGGAGGCCGACCAACTCCACAAGGCGGCGAAGAAAAAGGGCATCATCACCCAGATGGGCAACCAGGGCCACACCTTCGAGGAAAACCGCCTGCTCAAGGAGTGGTTCCAGGCGAACGTCATCGGCAAGGTGAAGGAAATCCACGTATGGACCAACCGCCCGATCTGGCCGCAGGGTCCCGCCGTCGCCCCGAAAGATGCCGAAGCGCCGGAACACCTCGACTGGGATCTCTGGCTGGGCGCCGTGCCGAGCCGTCCTTACCAGACCGGCATCGCCCCGTTCGCATGGCGCGGATTCTTCGAATACGGCAGCGGTGCCCTCGGTGACATGGGCTGCCACAACCTCGACCCGCTGGTCTGGGGTCTGGGACTGGGTGTGCCGGACAAGATCGAGGCGACTTCCGAAGGCCTCACCGACATCGCCTGGCCGAAGGGCGCGAAGGTCCAGTATCTCTGGAAGGACATCCCCGGCCACGGAGAGATCAGGCTGTTCTGGTACGAAGGGAAAAATGCCGACGACACCCCTTGCCAGCCCGCCCCACCGAAGGAGCTGGGCGACCAGAAGCTCAGCGGCAGCGGCTTCTACATGGTCGGCTCCGAAGGCGTCCTCTACAACCAGGGCGACCAGGCGAAAAAGCTCACCATCTTCCCCGAACAACGCTCGAAGGACTTCCTCGCATCCCTTCCGGCGAAGACCGTGGACCGCAGCCCGACTCCCGGAGATCCGCAGAAGGAATGGTCCCTCGCCATCAAGAACGGCAAGGAATTCGCCTTCATGTCCCACTTCGACTACGCAGTTCCGCTCACCGAACTCTGCCTCCTGGGCGATCTGGCGATCCGCACCGGCAAGCCGATCGAGTGGGACCAGAAGAAGTTCGAGGCCGTCGGCAACCCGGAGGCGAACAAGCTGATCAAGCGCGCCGAATACCGGAAGGGCTGGGACTACTCCGTGGACAAGATCTGA